From Streptomyces sp. NBC_00370, a single genomic window includes:
- a CDS encoding ABC transporter permease — protein sequence MTATIAPSHDSHDAGVPDEVRAPRAVSVLRGYRFELVKLVSQWRIRLVIVVCWIAPALFVAAVSQQGSLPVDTLFGRWMHATGWAGPLVVLGFAGTWALPLLTSLVAGDVFASEDRLGTWRHLLVAVRSPRRIFAAKALASLTVILLLVVGLVCSGAVGGVLAVGNHPLVGLDGHLLSAGDAASRVFLAWACALAPTLALAAIGLLGSVTLGRSPMGLLLPALVALAMQLAQMLPLPVAVRLALPGYAFISWNGLFTSTAQLGPLLIGIVVSVVWAVVATALAYVLFLRRDFTNLTDDSSPRRALVAGVLPLAGLLAVTIGVVAVATTAKGSGIEQIKVERSVATAFAHLYPQQADELNRPAVTEAQLKASAACTKGDVADGAQGAGNDWRCVVSWHLPDVAATGTAIYQLDVTPDGRYVADGDGPKEVNGYFLVRTPIGDAPNPLWQFDGNVELLGTTKG from the coding sequence ATGACCGCGACCATCGCCCCCAGCCACGACAGCCACGACGCCGGAGTCCCCGACGAGGTCCGTGCCCCGCGCGCTGTCTCGGTCCTGCGCGGCTATCGGTTCGAGCTGGTCAAGCTCGTCTCGCAGTGGCGGATCCGGCTGGTGATCGTCGTCTGCTGGATCGCGCCGGCGCTCTTCGTCGCCGCGGTCAGCCAGCAGGGCTCGCTGCCCGTCGACACCCTCTTCGGCCGCTGGATGCACGCCACAGGCTGGGCGGGACCGCTGGTGGTGCTCGGCTTCGCGGGCACCTGGGCGCTCCCCCTGCTGACCTCGCTGGTGGCAGGCGACGTGTTTGCCTCCGAGGACCGGCTCGGCACCTGGCGCCATCTGCTCGTGGCCGTCCGGTCACCTCGACGGATCTTCGCCGCGAAGGCTCTCGCCAGTCTCACCGTCATCCTGTTGCTCGTCGTCGGCCTGGTCTGTTCCGGCGCGGTAGGCGGGGTGCTGGCGGTGGGCAACCACCCGCTGGTGGGCCTCGACGGCCATCTGCTGAGCGCGGGTGACGCCGCCTCCCGGGTCTTCCTCGCCTGGGCCTGCGCACTCGCCCCGACCCTGGCCCTCGCGGCGATCGGGCTGCTCGGCTCCGTCACGCTGGGACGCTCGCCCATGGGGCTGTTGCTGCCGGCGCTCGTCGCCCTCGCGATGCAACTCGCCCAGATGCTGCCCCTGCCCGTCGCCGTGCGGCTGGCCCTTCCCGGCTACGCCTTCATCTCCTGGAACGGCCTGTTCACCAGTACCGCGCAGCTCGGCCCTCTCTTGATCGGCATCGTGGTCAGCGTCGTATGGGCCGTGGTCGCGACCGCCCTGGCGTATGTGCTGTTCCTGCGAAGGGACTTCACCAACCTGACCGACGACAGCTCGCCCCGCCGTGCGCTCGTCGCCGGGGTGCTGCCCCTCGCGGGACTGCTCGCCGTGACGATCGGCGTCGTCGCCGTGGCGACCACGGCCAAGGGCTCGGGCATCGAGCAGATCAAGGTTGAGCGCTCGGTCGCGACGGCGTTCGCCCATCTCTACCCGCAGCAGGCCGACGAGCTCAACCGCCCCGCCGTCACCGAGGCGCAGTTGAAGGCGAGTGCGGCGTGCACGAAGGGCGACGTCGCGGACGGTGCGCAGGGCGCCGGCAACGACTGGCGGTGCGTCGTCTCCTGGCACCTTCCCGATGTGGCAGCCACCGGCACGGCCATCTACCAGCTGGACGTCACACCGGACGGGCGGTACGTCGCCGACGGCGACGGGCCGAAGGAAGTGAACGGCTACTTCCTGGTACGCACCCCGATCGGGGACGCGCCGAATCCGCTGTGGCAGTTCGACGGCAATGTCGAACTGCTCGGCACCACGAAGGGATGA
- a CDS encoding ABC transporter ATP-binding protein, with product MDTLPAVRARGIIKSFGAVVALDGVDLDVTQGQIHGLVGPNGAGKTTLLGLLLGLAVADGGELEILGSRVGRALAAPEGVTGFVDGPGLYPSLTARQNLSALAALRGPDTPAAEIDDVLDQVGLTDVADDRARGFSLGMRQRLGLAAALLNKPQLLVLDEPSNGLDPAGKRHVHGVLARLAAEGTSVVLSSHRMDDLEALCSEVTILATGRVVFSGPLKKLAAESRELDYRVITSDPSAARLLAAETAGVKVVDNAVARRDTEVLVVRALVPALDELVARIVRAGIALREFAPVVSPLEAAFLALTEQQEAVR from the coding sequence ATGGACACTCTCCCCGCAGTCCGGGCGCGCGGGATCATCAAGTCGTTCGGTGCGGTCGTCGCACTCGACGGCGTCGATCTCGATGTCACGCAGGGCCAGATCCACGGTCTGGTCGGACCGAACGGCGCGGGCAAGACGACGTTGCTCGGTCTCCTGCTCGGCCTGGCCGTCGCCGACGGCGGCGAACTGGAAATCCTGGGCAGCCGCGTCGGACGCGCGCTCGCCGCCCCCGAGGGTGTCACGGGTTTCGTGGACGGCCCGGGTCTCTACCCGTCGTTGACAGCCCGTCAGAACCTCTCCGCACTGGCCGCTTTGCGCGGCCCGGACACCCCCGCAGCGGAGATCGACGACGTACTCGACCAGGTCGGACTGACCGATGTCGCCGACGACCGGGCCCGTGGTTTCTCCCTCGGGATGCGTCAGAGGCTCGGGCTCGCCGCCGCTCTGCTCAACAAGCCGCAGCTGCTCGTGCTCGACGAGCCGTCCAACGGCCTCGACCCGGCCGGCAAGAGGCACGTCCACGGTGTCCTCGCCCGGCTGGCCGCCGAAGGTACCAGTGTCGTCCTGTCGAGCCACCGTATGGATGACCTTGAGGCCCTGTGCTCCGAGGTCACGATCCTGGCCACCGGGCGGGTCGTCTTCTCCGGGCCGCTGAAAAAGCTGGCCGCCGAGAGCCGTGAACTCGACTACCGGGTGATCACCTCCGACCCGTCGGCGGCCCGCCTGCTGGCGGCGGAAACGGCCGGGGTCAAGGTCGTGGACAACGCCGTCGCCCGGCGCGACACCGAAGTGCTCGTCGTACGGGCCCTGGTTCCCGCCCTCGACGAGTTGGTGGCCCGGATCGTGCGTGCGGGCATCGCGCTGCGCGAGTTCGCCCCGGTGGTGTCGCCGCTGGAGGCGGCGTTCCTCGCCCTCACCGAGCAGCAGGAGGCCGTCCGATGA
- a CDS encoding RNA polymerase sigma factor translates to MTFSGSKQAVSNPPCPPAEDTRVSERCVAAPGCGDEEAFDAAFRRWGSLVHTLAARAMNDGREAEDVTQQVFLAAWRGRAGFRPERGTLAAWLVGITRKKIADALTARTRHGNLVTAAAGVTPANAAAVSAEASLDRLFVAHELDKLPYAQRSVLRLAFFEDLTQTQIAERTGMPLGTVKSHVRRGLHHLRRCLQPELAGPDRGATDHRS, encoded by the coding sequence ATGACGTTCAGCGGCTCGAAGCAGGCTGTGAGCAATCCGCCATGCCCGCCCGCCGAAGACACCCGAGTCAGCGAACGCTGCGTCGCCGCGCCGGGGTGCGGCGACGAGGAGGCGTTCGACGCCGCGTTCCGGCGTTGGGGATCGCTGGTGCACACCCTTGCGGCGCGTGCGATGAACGACGGCCGGGAGGCCGAAGACGTCACTCAGCAGGTCTTCCTCGCCGCCTGGCGTGGCAGGGCCGGGTTCCGTCCTGAACGCGGCACACTGGCCGCCTGGTTGGTCGGCATCACCCGTAAGAAAATCGCGGACGCGCTCACCGCTCGCACGCGGCACGGCAACCTCGTAACGGCGGCGGCCGGTGTGACCCCGGCCAACGCGGCGGCCGTTTCGGCCGAAGCGTCCTTGGACCGGCTCTTCGTGGCACACGAACTCGACAAACTGCCGTATGCGCAGCGCAGCGTGCTCCGGCTCGCGTTCTTCGAGGATCTGACCCAGACCCAGATCGCCGAGCGGACAGGCATGCCGCTGGGGACTGTGAAGAGCCACGTGCGCCGAGGACTTCATCACCTGCGCCGCTGCCTCCAGCCCGAACTCGCAGGGCCGGATCGCGGCGCCACCGACCACAGGTCATGA
- a CDS encoding B12-binding domain-containing protein encodes MATAVRSVVRSGRSGSGLPLGDVRHECRGLARAARRLDAPLVEDLLTSFLDQHGLIATWDEMMAPTLRAVGRKWESHGGRYVEVEHLLSWHISSVLRRLQAPAPPAADAVPALLACVHGDQHTLPLEAVAAGMAQLCLPARVLGGSVPAEALSEAVRRIGPAAVVLWSQSHSTADRPLALRIAATGWGVKGARTRTAVLLAGPGWGGTSVPGLLRPHSLREALDMLAEFGARGGPVTPALR; translated from the coding sequence GTGGCAACGGCAGTTCGCTCCGTGGTGCGGAGCGGTCGATCGGGAAGTGGTCTGCCGCTCGGTGATGTGCGCCACGAGTGCCGGGGTCTCGCCCGAGCGGCACGGCGCCTGGACGCCCCGCTCGTCGAAGATCTGCTGACCTCCTTCCTGGACCAGCACGGTCTGATCGCCACCTGGGACGAGATGATGGCTCCGACGCTGCGCGCCGTCGGTCGTAAGTGGGAGAGCCACGGCGGCCGTTACGTCGAGGTGGAGCACTTGCTGTCCTGGCACATCTCTTCGGTCCTGCGCCGGCTCCAGGCCCCAGCGCCCCCGGCTGCCGACGCCGTCCCCGCGCTTCTGGCCTGCGTTCACGGTGACCAGCACACCCTGCCCCTTGAGGCAGTGGCCGCCGGGATGGCTCAGCTGTGCCTGCCGGCGAGAGTGCTGGGCGGATCGGTGCCGGCCGAGGCCCTCAGCGAAGCGGTTCGGCGCATCGGCCCCGCGGCCGTCGTGTTGTGGTCGCAGTCGCACTCGACGGCCGACCGTCCGCTGGCCCTGCGTATCGCCGCCACCGGATGGGGTGTGAAGGGCGCCCGTACCCGTACCGCCGTGCTCCTTGCCGGGCCGGGCTGGGGCGGGACGTCGGTCCCCGGCTTGCTCCGTCCGCACAGTCTGCGGGAGGCACTGGACATGCTGGCGGAATTCGGCGCCCGCGGGGGCCCTGTGACTCCCGCCCTCAGGTGA
- a CDS encoding DUF4383 domain-containing protein codes for MKLQDELPTDHKLATVYRLGAAVCGGILLLFGSLGFADQLSFFNTTGAKVAGLSTNGLLSLISVLVGALLVAGAVVGGNVASTLNMTVGALFLLSGFVHIFILDRPANFLDFGMSNVIFSFVMGLVILTFGMYGRVTGGLPHDNPYWRRRHPEKAAREEARRSLAPLASADRVTGDGKRPSGPRG; via the coding sequence ATGAAACTCCAGGACGAGTTGCCGACGGACCACAAACTCGCGACGGTCTACCGGCTCGGTGCCGCAGTGTGCGGGGGCATCCTGCTGCTGTTCGGCAGCCTTGGCTTCGCCGATCAGCTGAGCTTCTTCAACACCACCGGAGCGAAAGTGGCCGGACTGTCCACGAACGGGCTCCTGAGTCTGATCTCCGTGCTCGTCGGCGCCTTGCTCGTCGCGGGGGCAGTGGTGGGCGGCAATGTCGCCTCGACCCTCAACATGACCGTGGGCGCACTGTTCCTGCTCAGCGGATTCGTCCACATCTTCATCCTGGACCGGCCGGCCAATTTCCTCGACTTCGGAATGTCCAACGTCATCTTCAGTTTCGTGATGGGCCTGGTGATCCTGACCTTCGGTATGTACGGAAGGGTCACCGGCGGACTTCCCCACGACAATCCGTACTGGCGTCGGCGTCACCCGGAGAAGGCGGCCCGTGAAGAAGCGCGCCGTTCCCTCGCACCACTCGCATCCGCCGACCGCGTGACGGGGGACGGCAAGCGCCCGTCAGGCCCGCGCGGGTGA
- a CDS encoding MarR family winged helix-turn-helix transcriptional regulator, translating into MPHHDEGKHAVSDEADLHAFAVQLRLMNSEFNRVSHDFAQSRALHPTDVEALVAIMDAPSSQGAAMTPSGLRDHLRLTSGAVSACLDRLERAGHIRRSRDDQDRRVVHLDHQPAAAEVARAFFRPLADSTQAALAGVSADERRTILTFLSTLNAELRDRRAVRET; encoded by the coding sequence ATGCCACACCACGACGAAGGCAAACATGCCGTCAGTGACGAAGCCGACCTCCATGCCTTCGCCGTACAACTGCGCCTCATGAACAGCGAGTTCAACCGGGTGAGCCACGACTTCGCCCAATCCCGCGCCCTGCACCCCACCGACGTGGAGGCACTGGTCGCCATCATGGACGCCCCGTCCTCACAAGGGGCCGCCATGACGCCAAGTGGCCTGCGGGACCATCTGCGGCTCACCTCGGGCGCCGTCAGCGCTTGCCTGGACCGCCTGGAACGCGCCGGGCACATCCGCCGCTCACGTGACGACCAGGACCGCCGCGTCGTCCATCTCGATCACCAGCCGGCCGCCGCGGAAGTGGCGCGCGCCTTCTTCCGGCCCCTGGCGGACAGCACCCAGGCGGCTCTGGCCGGTGTCTCCGCCGATGAGCGGCGCACCATCCTCACGTTCCTCAGCACCCTGAACGCCGAACTCCGCGACCGCCGGGCGGTCCGGGAGACCTGA
- a CDS encoding MMPL family transporter: protein MASAPRFVRWLIPVVLVVAWMGIGATFGPYAGRLSEVSTNDQAAFLPQSAESTRVLDEQKKFHQAETLPAIVVWTSGTGSVDPAQRSQATRALATAASLNGVVGKPSPAVLSQDGRALQGVVQLRPDLGTELPDVVKKLKSAAGSVTGTRAQVAGPAATQADLSDAFAGIDGLLLGVALLAVLVILLLVYRSILMPFLIILSAVFALGLASAVVYALADHNAVRVDGQVQGILSILVIGAATDYALLLTARFREELAATGNRFAAARAALRRSVAAITASAATVALGLLALLLSDLTNNRALGPVGAIGIACAVLVTLTFLPAVLLLLGRAAYWPTKPRPSDADSGGHGLWRRVAARIDRGPRLVWAGTLILLAVFAAFAPTLRSEGVPLDETFVNKASSVEAQKSLDAHFPGGSGQPVVLIAPAAKERAVTAAAARTHGVSEATPLGAGGKPGGPPQEVAGRVQIEATLRDAPDSDAAKATVQRLRDAVRAIGGPQTLVGGYTAQQYDTQKTAAHDRLVIVPVVLLIILVILVGLLRSLLMPLLLVATVALNFAATLGVSALVFRHGFGFSGTDSSVPLYGFVFLVALGVDYNIFLMTRVREESLRHGPREGVLRGLIATGGVITSAGVVLAATFAALVVIPLAFLTQIAFIVAFGVLLDTLVVRSLLVPALVRDIGGRAWWPGVLSRPHESTD, encoded by the coding sequence ATGGCAAGCGCCCCGCGATTCGTCCGCTGGCTGATCCCGGTGGTTCTCGTCGTGGCCTGGATGGGCATCGGCGCGACCTTCGGGCCGTACGCGGGCAGGCTCAGCGAGGTGTCGACCAACGACCAGGCCGCCTTCCTGCCACAGAGCGCGGAATCCACTCGCGTCCTGGACGAACAGAAGAAATTCCACCAGGCCGAGACGCTGCCGGCCATCGTGGTGTGGACGAGCGGCACCGGCTCGGTCGATCCCGCCCAGCGCAGCCAGGCGACCCGGGCCTTGGCGACCGCGGCCTCGTTGAACGGCGTGGTGGGCAAGCCCTCTCCCGCCGTCCTTTCGCAGGACGGCCGCGCCCTTCAGGGAGTGGTCCAGCTCCGGCCCGATCTGGGGACCGAACTCCCCGACGTGGTCAAGAAGCTGAAGAGCGCCGCCGGTTCCGTGACCGGCACCCGGGCGCAGGTGGCAGGTCCCGCGGCTACCCAGGCCGATCTGTCCGACGCGTTCGCGGGCATCGACGGTCTGCTGCTCGGCGTCGCACTGCTCGCGGTTCTGGTGATTCTCCTGCTGGTCTACCGCAGCATCCTGATGCCCTTCCTGATCATTCTCAGTGCCGTGTTCGCCCTGGGGCTTGCCTCCGCGGTCGTGTACGCGCTGGCCGATCACAACGCTGTGCGCGTCGACGGACAGGTGCAGGGCATCCTCTCCATCCTGGTGATCGGCGCCGCGACCGACTACGCGCTGCTGCTCACCGCCAGGTTCCGGGAGGAACTCGCCGCGACGGGCAACCGGTTCGCCGCCGCACGAGCCGCCCTGCGACGCTCCGTCGCAGCGATCACCGCCAGTGCCGCCACCGTGGCACTGGGCCTGCTCGCCCTCCTGTTGAGCGACCTCACCAACAACCGCGCGCTGGGGCCCGTCGGCGCGATCGGCATCGCGTGCGCGGTCCTCGTCACGCTGACCTTCCTCCCCGCCGTCCTCCTGCTGCTCGGCCGCGCCGCGTACTGGCCCACCAAACCCCGCCCGTCCGACGCCGACAGCGGCGGGCACGGGCTGTGGCGGCGCGTGGCAGCACGGATCGACCGCGGTCCCCGACTCGTCTGGGCCGGCACGCTGATCCTGCTCGCGGTCTTCGCCGCCTTCGCACCGACCCTCCGCTCGGAAGGCGTGCCCCTGGACGAGACGTTCGTGAACAAGGCGTCCTCCGTCGAGGCGCAGAAGTCCCTCGACGCGCACTTCCCCGGCGGATCCGGCCAGCCTGTCGTTCTGATCGCGCCGGCCGCCAAGGAGCGCGCGGTGACAGCCGCGGCGGCCCGCACCCACGGCGTGAGCGAGGCGACACCGCTCGGCGCCGGCGGCAAGCCCGGCGGGCCGCCACAAGAAGTCGCGGGACGCGTACAGATCGAGGCGACACTGCGGGACGCCCCGGACAGCGACGCGGCCAAGGCGACGGTCCAGCGCCTGCGGGACGCGGTGCGGGCCATCGGCGGCCCGCAGACGCTGGTGGGCGGTTACACAGCTCAGCAGTACGACACGCAGAAGACCGCGGCACACGACCGGCTCGTCATCGTCCCCGTCGTGCTGCTGATCATCCTTGTCATCCTCGTGGGGCTGCTGCGGTCCTTGCTGATGCCGCTGCTCCTGGTCGCCACCGTCGCGCTCAACTTCGCCGCGACGCTCGGGGTCTCGGCGCTGGTGTTCCGTCACGGCTTCGGGTTCAGCGGCACGGACTCCTCGGTGCCGCTGTACGGATTCGTCTTCCTCGTCGCCCTCGGCGTGGACTACAACATCTTCCTGATGACCCGGGTGCGCGAGGAGTCGCTCCGACACGGCCCGCGGGAAGGCGTGCTGCGCGGTCTGATCGCCACCGGCGGGGTCATCACCTCGGCCGGTGTCGTGCTCGCGGCGACCTTCGCCGCACTGGTTGTCATCCCCCTGGCGTTCCTGACCCAGATCGCCTTCATCGTGGCCTTCGGCGTGCTGCTGGACACCCTGGTGGTCCGCTCTCTGCTGGTCCCCGCCCTGGTCCGCGACATCGGCGGACGCGCCTGGTGGCCCGGTGTCCTGAGCCGGCCGCACGAAAGCACAGACTGA
- a CDS encoding lycopene cyclase family protein, whose product MPVTDADVVIVGGGAAGLSLAYRLCAPAQGPRRPSVIVVDAPSGPNSPPERTWCYWEAPGGPYDSVLAASWQQLRVRGRDGAVISGLPAPLRYKMLRSRAFEALVDERLSGPDGCRRVAATVDSVTDTPEGAEVSGYTSSGRRVGLRARWVFDSRPPKRLPPARTTLLQHFRGWFVRTDQPAFDPRVADLMDFRTPQPARGLSFGYLLPLGPCEALVEYTEFSPAVLRTDDYDHALRGYTEDILGLGAFEIAAVEQGVIPMTDGRFPRRAGDSVFRIGTAGGATRPSTGYTFAAIQRQAAAVSQALLQHRDPLPPPPHSARSRTMDAVMLRALDSGRMDGADFFTQLFREVPTEGLLRFLDGRSRIREDFLIGLSTPVIPMLRALAELPFLRRRPAPRGPAEGPPAAP is encoded by the coding sequence GTGCCCGTCACGGACGCGGATGTCGTCATTGTGGGCGGGGGAGCGGCCGGACTGTCGCTCGCCTACCGGCTCTGCGCCCCCGCGCAGGGGCCCCGCCGGCCCTCGGTGATCGTCGTGGACGCGCCCAGCGGACCGAACAGTCCGCCGGAGCGCACCTGGTGCTACTGGGAGGCGCCGGGCGGTCCGTACGACTCGGTGCTCGCGGCATCGTGGCAGCAACTGCGCGTCCGCGGTCGGGACGGGGCGGTCATCAGCGGCCTACCGGCACCGTTGCGGTACAAGATGCTCCGCTCACGGGCTTTCGAGGCGCTCGTGGACGAGCGCCTCTCGGGGCCGGACGGCTGCCGGCGCGTGGCAGCCACCGTGGACAGCGTCACCGACACACCCGAGGGGGCGGAGGTCAGTGGGTACACGTCATCCGGCCGCCGGGTCGGCCTGCGCGCCAGGTGGGTCTTCGACTCGCGGCCGCCGAAGCGGCTGCCTCCGGCTCGTACGACGCTGTTGCAGCACTTCAGAGGCTGGTTCGTCCGTACGGACCAGCCGGCCTTCGATCCACGCGTCGCCGACCTGATGGACTTCCGAACGCCCCAGCCGGCCCGCGGACTGTCTTTCGGCTACCTGCTGCCGCTCGGACCGTGCGAAGCCCTCGTCGAGTACACGGAGTTCTCCCCGGCAGTCCTGCGCACCGACGACTATGACCACGCGCTGCGGGGGTACACGGAGGACATCCTCGGCCTCGGCGCGTTCGAGATCGCGGCTGTCGAACAGGGCGTGATCCCGATGACGGACGGACGGTTCCCCCGCAGGGCGGGAGACTCGGTCTTCCGCATCGGAACGGCAGGCGGTGCGACGCGCCCTTCGACCGGATACACGTTCGCCGCGATCCAGCGCCAGGCCGCGGCGGTGTCCCAGGCGCTGCTCCAGCACCGTGACCCCCTGCCACCGCCGCCGCACTCGGCACGCTCGCGGACGATGGACGCCGTGATGCTGCGCGCCCTGGACAGCGGCCGGATGGACGGCGCTGACTTCTTCACCCAACTGTTCCGTGAGGTGCCGACGGAAGGGCTGCTGCGCTTCCTGGACGGCCGCTCGCGGATACGGGAGGACTTTCTCATCGGACTGAGCACCCCGGTGATTCCGATGCTGCGTGCCCTCGCCGAACTGCCCTTCCTGCGCCGGCGCCCGGCTCCGCGGGGGCCCGCCGAAGGCCCTCCTGCCGCGCCGTAG
- a CDS encoding FAD-dependent oxidoreductase, translating into MSPRRLPESSTPRRGRDRRANRIPAPPGRDRFGAEAPDVAVVGGGIAGLAAATALAERGAHVTLYEREQSLGGRLAGWPTQLSDGSQATMSRGFHAFFRQYYNLRGLLRRADPTLGMLTALPDYPLRHSNGLYDSFARVPRTPPWSALGFVALSPAFGWRDLLRMNPAAALPLLDVRVPEVYERLDTVSARTFLSRIRFPEAAHHLAFEVFSRSFFADPDELSAAELALMFHIYFLGSSEGLLFDVPDEPYPRALWEPLGRYLTGHGTRLRTGVAVERVRPSAGGGTEVTAGGATHRHDALVLALDTGGLRQVVAASPELCDPSWRSRIAQLRTAPPFLVSRLWLDRRVAAHRAGFLGTSGYGPLDNVSVLERWEGEAARWTTRTGGSVVELHAYAVSPDADREGEQDRLIEQLYRVYPETREARIVDARHEWREDCPLFPVGGFQDRPTVRTPDPAVVVAGDLVRTDLPVALMERAATTGFLAANALLRRWGVRGQTLWTVPDRGRSAALRALAATGKH; encoded by the coding sequence GTGAGCCCGCGCCGGCTCCCGGAGAGCTCGACCCCGCGCCGGGGACGTGACCGACGAGCCAACCGGATCCCAGCGCCGCCGGGCCGGGACAGGTTCGGCGCGGAGGCGCCCGACGTGGCGGTGGTGGGCGGGGGCATCGCCGGGCTGGCGGCTGCTACGGCACTCGCCGAGCGGGGCGCACACGTCACGCTGTACGAACGCGAGCAGAGTCTCGGAGGCCGGCTGGCCGGCTGGCCCACACAACTGTCCGACGGCTCGCAGGCGACGATGAGCCGTGGCTTTCACGCCTTCTTCAGGCAGTACTACAACCTGCGGGGACTGCTGCGCCGGGCGGATCCGACGCTCGGGATGCTCACAGCTCTGCCGGACTATCCGCTGCGCCACAGCAACGGGCTGTACGACAGCTTCGCCAGGGTGCCGCGCACACCACCGTGGAGCGCGCTCGGGTTCGTCGCACTCAGCCCCGCCTTCGGCTGGCGGGATCTGCTGCGGATGAATCCCGCTGCCGCCCTGCCGCTTCTCGACGTGCGCGTACCGGAGGTGTACGAACGGCTGGACACGGTCAGCGCCCGCACCTTCTTGTCCAGGATCAGGTTCCCGGAGGCCGCTCACCATCTGGCGTTCGAAGTGTTCTCGCGGAGCTTCTTCGCCGACCCCGACGAACTGTCGGCCGCCGAACTGGCCCTCATGTTCCACATCTACTTCCTCGGGTCGAGCGAGGGCCTGCTCTTCGACGTGCCCGACGAGCCGTATCCGCGGGCCCTGTGGGAGCCCTTGGGCCGCTACCTGACGGGCCACGGCACGCGGTTGCGCACCGGCGTCGCGGTGGAGCGGGTACGACCGTCGGCGGGCGGCGGAACGGAGGTGACGGCGGGCGGCGCTACGCACCGTCACGACGCACTCGTCCTGGCGCTGGACACCGGGGGACTGCGCCAGGTCGTCGCCGCCTCACCTGAGCTGTGCGACCCGTCCTGGCGCTCGCGGATCGCCCAGTTGCGTACCGCGCCGCCGTTCCTGGTGTCCCGCCTGTGGCTCGACCGCCGGGTGGCGGCGCACCGGGCGGGCTTCCTGGGCACGAGCGGCTACGGTCCGCTGGACAACGTCAGCGTGCTGGAACGCTGGGAGGGCGAAGCAGCCCGCTGGACCACTCGCACCGGGGGTTCCGTGGTCGAACTGCACGCCTACGCCGTCAGTCCGGACGCCGACCGAGAAGGCGAACAGGACCGGTTGATCGAGCAGTTGTACCGGGTGTACCCCGAGACGCGTGAGGCACGGATCGTCGACGCACGCCATGAATGGCGTGAGGACTGCCCGCTGTTCCCGGTCGGCGGTTTCCAGGACCGGCCTACGGTTCGCACACCGGACCCCGCCGTCGTTGTCGCGGGTGACCTGGTGCGTACGGACCTGCCGGTGGCGTTGATGGAACGGGCGGCGACCACCGGCTTCCTCGCGGCCAACGCCCTGCTGCGCCGGTGGGGGGTACGCGGGCAGACACTCTGGACGGTGCCGGACCGAGGGCGCTCCGCCGCGCTGCGGGCCCTCGCGGCAACCGGGAAGCACTGA
- a CDS encoding DUF5914 domain-containing protein — protein MTDSTRRPRYPLRLRRDPVRWEQQAPTWRDAKPGVIADALRRAKGRPSGNWYVVGAASAITAGRPFGRTVGGLEVVIWRDAAGGLVAGTGVCPHLGAPLKDSTVRCGELICHWHGLALDGKPFAGWKPFPVHDDGLLVWVRLDQVGGEEPLELPVVPVRPRPEAAVGAVYTTFGVCDPDDVVANRLDPWHGAWLHPYSFVDLTVVGAPADSGAEAVDGFCVDVSFKVAGRAVVPVRAVFTAPEPRTVVMHITQGEGMGSVVETHATPLGPDRSGRPRTAVVEALVATSDRPGFGVARAMAPLLRPLMRTLAGRLWRDDLAYAERRSHLRSTGRFPG, from the coding sequence ATGACCGACAGCACGCGCCGGCCCCGTTATCCGCTGAGACTGCGACGCGATCCCGTTCGCTGGGAGCAGCAGGCCCCCACCTGGCGCGACGCGAAACCCGGGGTCATCGCCGACGCGCTCCGGCGTGCCAAGGGCCGTCCTTCCGGTAACTGGTATGTCGTGGGAGCGGCGAGCGCCATCACGGCCGGCCGTCCCTTCGGCCGCACCGTTGGCGGGCTCGAAGTGGTCATCTGGCGAGACGCCGCCGGCGGACTGGTGGCGGGTACGGGTGTCTGTCCGCACCTCGGTGCCCCGCTGAAGGACAGCACCGTCCGCTGCGGAGAGCTCATCTGCCACTGGCACGGACTGGCTCTGGACGGAAAGCCGTTCGCCGGCTGGAAGCCCTTCCCCGTGCACGACGACGGACTGCTCGTATGGGTACGCCTCGACCAGGTGGGCGGCGAAGAGCCCTTGGAGCTCCCGGTCGTTCCGGTGCGGCCCCGTCCCGAGGCCGCCGTGGGCGCCGTGTACACCACGTTCGGAGTGTGCGATCCGGACGATGTGGTCGCGAACCGGCTCGACCCGTGGCACGGGGCGTGGCTGCACCCGTACTCCTTCGTCGATCTCACCGTTGTCGGCGCCCCGGCCGACAGCGGCGCCGAGGCCGTCGACGGGTTCTGCGTCGATGTCTCCTTCAAGGTCGCCGGGCGTGCCGTGGTTCCCGTCCGCGCGGTCTTCACCGCCCCCGAGCCGCGCACGGTCGTCATGCACATCACCCAGGGGGAAGGCATGGGATCCGTCGTCGAGACGCATGCCACGCCGCTCGGCCCGGACCGCTCGGGCCGGCCGCGCACGGCCGTCGTCGAAGCGCTTGTGGCGACGTCGGACCGGCCCGGGTTCGGCGTCGCCCGCGCCATGGCTCCCCTGTTGCGCCCGCTCATGCGCACGCTTGCCGGACGGCTGTGGCGCGACGACCTGGCTTACGCGGAGCGGCGCAGTCACTTGCGCAGCACGGGCCGCTTCCCCGGCTGA